The Streptomyces achromogenes genome window below encodes:
- a CDS encoding sensor histidine kinase, with protein sequence MRWALVKVCLAVTTMVVIAFAVPLGLVIKEMARDRAFSNAERVAAVVVPALSITTDRDQLERVVAAAGSDDGMAVHLPASEGRAAVDLGRQRADAAAVAAVRKLGRASMAEVPGGSVLLQPVALSLGTAVIEVYVPESEVSNGVATAWAVLAAVGAALVVGSVAVADRLGVRMVQPARRLVEGAHELGEGKLGARVPEEGPSELRLAAVAFNSMADQVVQLLANERELAADLSHRLRTPLTVLRLNAASLGDSPAAEQTRTAVAQLEREVDTIIRTAREAKPQTAAAGPGAGCDAAEVVRERMAFWSALAEDEGRKVRTAGVDRPVRIPVARADLAAALDALLGNVFRHTPQGTAFAVDVHNAEDAAIVLVSDAGPGIPDPVAAMARGRGSGTAGSTGLGLDIVRRLAESTGGDVRIGSSVLGGTEVRLWLQLTDRRPTRKGHRGTVRRRRRTALR encoded by the coding sequence AGATGGCCCGGGACCGGGCGTTCTCCAACGCGGAGCGGGTGGCCGCGGTCGTCGTCCCGGCGCTGTCCATCACCACCGACCGCGACCAGCTGGAGCGGGTGGTGGCCGCGGCGGGCTCCGACGACGGGATGGCGGTGCACCTGCCGGCGAGCGAGGGGCGGGCCGCCGTCGACCTCGGCCGGCAGCGCGCGGACGCCGCCGCCGTCGCGGCCGTGCGGAAGCTGGGCCGGGCGTCCATGGCGGAGGTCCCCGGCGGTTCCGTGCTGCTCCAGCCGGTCGCGCTGAGCCTGGGGACCGCGGTGATCGAGGTGTACGTCCCCGAGTCCGAGGTGAGCAACGGCGTCGCCACGGCCTGGGCGGTGCTGGCCGCGGTCGGGGCCGCGCTGGTCGTCGGGTCGGTCGCGGTCGCCGACCGGCTGGGCGTGCGGATGGTGCAGCCGGCCAGGCGGCTGGTCGAGGGGGCGCACGAGCTGGGGGAGGGCAAGCTCGGGGCGAGGGTGCCGGAGGAGGGGCCGAGCGAACTGCGCCTCGCCGCAGTGGCGTTCAACTCGATGGCCGACCAGGTCGTCCAACTACTGGCCAATGAGAGGGAGTTGGCGGCGGACCTGTCCCACCGCCTGCGGACCCCGCTGACCGTGCTCCGGCTCAACGCGGCCTCCCTCGGTGACTCCCCGGCCGCCGAGCAGACCCGCACGGCGGTCGCCCAGCTGGAACGCGAGGTGGACACCATCATCCGCACCGCGCGGGAGGCCAAGCCGCAGACGGCGGCCGCCGGTCCCGGCGCGGGCTGCGACGCGGCGGAGGTGGTCCGGGAACGGATGGCGTTCTGGTCGGCGCTCGCGGAGGACGAGGGCCGCAAGGTGCGCACCGCCGGCGTCGACCGCCCGGTCCGCATCCCGGTCGCCCGCGCCGACCTCGCGGCCGCCCTCGACGCCCTGCTCGGCAACGTCTTCCGCCACACCCCGCAGGGCACCGCCTTCGCGGTCGACGTCCACAACGCCGAGGACGCGGCGATCGTCCTGGTCTCCGACGCCGGCCCGGGCATCCCCGACCCCGTCGCGGCGATGGCCCGCGGCCGGGGGTCCGGGACCGCCGGCTCGACCGGCCTCGGCCTGGACATCGTCCGCCGGCTCGCCGAGTCCACGGGCGGCGACGTGCGCATCGGCTCCTCGGTACTGGGCGGCACGGAGGTCCGCCTCTGGCTCCAGCTGACCGACCGCCGACCGACCCGCAAGGGCCACCGCGGCACGGTCCGCAGACGGAGACGGACCGCGCTCCGGTGA
- a CDS encoding GH1 family beta-glucosidase yields MPEPVSPVTFPPAFLWGAATSAYQIEGAVREDGRTPSIWDTFSHTPGKTAGGEHGDIAVDHYHRYRDDVALMADLGLSAYRFSISWSRVQPTGRGPAVQVGLDFYRRLVDELLAKGIKPAVTLYHWDLPQELEDAGGWPERDTAYRFAEYAQIVGEALGDRVENWITLNEPWCSAFLGYASGVHAPGRTEPVASLKAAHHLNLAHGLGTSALRAAMPARNAVAISLNSSVVRPLSPGDPADLAAVQKIDDLANGVFHGPILRGAYPETLLAATSSLTDWSYVLEGDLRTIHQPLDALGLNYYTPTLVSAADASVRGPRSDGHGASDHSPWPGADDVAFHLTPGDRTEMGWSIDPTGLHELIMRYTREAPGLPLYITENGAAYDDKPDSDGRVHDPERIAYLRGHLAAVRQAIADGADVRGYYLWSLLDNFEWAYGYEKRFGAVYVDYATLTRTPKSSALWYGQAARTGSLPEAETA; encoded by the coding sequence ATGCCTGAGCCCGTTTCTCCGGTGACCTTTCCTCCCGCCTTCCTCTGGGGCGCGGCGACCTCCGCGTACCAGATCGAGGGGGCGGTGCGGGAGGACGGCCGCACCCCCTCGATCTGGGACACCTTCAGCCATACCCCCGGCAAGACGGCGGGCGGCGAGCACGGTGACATCGCTGTCGACCACTACCACCGCTACCGCGACGACGTGGCGCTGATGGCGGACCTGGGCCTGTCGGCGTACCGCTTCTCCATCTCCTGGTCCCGGGTCCAGCCGACCGGCCGCGGTCCCGCGGTCCAGGTGGGCCTGGACTTCTACCGCCGTCTGGTGGACGAGCTGCTGGCGAAGGGCATCAAGCCGGCCGTCACCCTCTACCACTGGGACCTCCCCCAGGAGCTCGAGGACGCGGGCGGCTGGCCGGAGCGGGACACGGCCTACCGGTTCGCGGAGTACGCGCAGATCGTCGGCGAGGCGCTCGGCGACCGGGTGGAGAACTGGATCACGCTGAACGAGCCGTGGTGCAGCGCCTTCCTCGGCTACGCCTCCGGGGTGCACGCGCCGGGCCGTACGGAGCCGGTGGCGTCGCTGAAGGCGGCGCACCACCTGAACCTGGCGCACGGTCTGGGCACGTCGGCGCTGCGCGCGGCCATGCCGGCCCGCAACGCGGTGGCGATCAGCCTCAACTCCTCGGTGGTGCGCCCGCTGTCCCCGGGCGACCCGGCGGACCTGGCCGCGGTGCAGAAGATCGACGACCTCGCCAACGGCGTCTTCCACGGCCCGATCCTGCGGGGCGCCTACCCCGAGACGCTGCTCGCGGCGACCTCGTCGCTGACGGACTGGTCGTACGTCCTCGAGGGCGATCTGCGCACCATCCACCAGCCGCTGGACGCGCTGGGCCTCAACTACTACACGCCCACGCTGGTCTCGGCGGCGGACGCCTCGGTGCGCGGCCCCCGCTCGGACGGTCACGGCGCGAGCGACCACTCGCCGTGGCCGGGCGCGGACGACGTGGCGTTCCACCTGACGCCCGGCGACCGCACGGAGATGGGCTGGTCCATCGACCCGACCGGTCTGCACGAGCTGATCATGCGCTACACCCGGGAGGCGCCGGGCCTGCCGCTGTACATCACGGAGAACGGCGCGGCCTACGACGACAAGCCCGACTCGGACGGCCGCGTCCACGACCCGGAGCGCATCGCCTATCTGCGCGGCCACCTGGCGGCCGTGCGGCAGGCGATCGCGGACGGCGCGGACGTGCGCGGCTACTACCTGTGGTCGCTGCTGGACAACTTCGAGTGGGCGTACGGCTACGAGAAGCGGTTCGGCGCGGTGTACGTGGACTACGCGACGCTGACCCGCACGCCGAAGTCGAGCGCCCTCTGGTACGGCCAGGCGGCGCGGACCGGTTCGCTGCCGGAGGCCGAGACCGCCTGA
- a CDS encoding carbohydrate ABC transporter permease, protein MRTAKPEDAVPTARKTRRPKSAQAGGHMHGGPIAYIILAVFTIVSLFPLVWTAIAASRDNQRLAQNPPPFVFGSNLFHNLDVAWNDANLGKAFVNTTIVAGTSAATIVFLSTIAGFAFAKLRFRGRGALMLIVIGTMMVPPQLSIIPLYMMVAKLEWTDQLQAVILPSLVSAFGVFFMRQYLIQALPDEIIEAARVDGASSWRVVWHVVFPAARPAMAVLGMLMFVQTWNDFLWPFLVLSQTGNPTVQVAVAGLGRGYTPDQSLIMAGALLGTLPLLAVFAIFGKQIVGGIMQGAVKG, encoded by the coding sequence GTGAGGACCGCGAAGCCCGAGGACGCCGTGCCGACGGCCCGCAAGACGCGACGCCCGAAGTCCGCGCAGGCCGGCGGGCACATGCACGGCGGCCCGATCGCCTACATCATCCTGGCCGTGTTCACCATCGTGTCGCTGTTCCCGCTGGTGTGGACGGCGATCGCCGCCTCCCGCGACAACCAGCGGCTGGCACAGAACCCGCCCCCGTTCGTGTTCGGCTCCAACCTCTTCCACAACCTGGACGTGGCCTGGAACGACGCGAACCTGGGCAAGGCCTTCGTCAACACGACCATCGTCGCGGGCACGTCGGCGGCGACGATCGTGTTCCTCTCGACGATCGCCGGGTTCGCCTTCGCCAAGCTCCGCTTCCGGGGCCGGGGCGCGCTGATGCTGATCGTGATCGGCACGATGATGGTGCCGCCGCAGCTGAGCATCATCCCGCTGTACATGATGGTCGCCAAGCTGGAGTGGACGGACCAGCTCCAGGCGGTGATCCTGCCGTCGCTGGTGAGCGCGTTCGGGGTGTTCTTCATGCGGCAGTACCTCATCCAGGCGCTGCCCGACGAGATCATCGAGGCGGCCCGGGTGGACGGCGCGAGCAGCTGGCGGGTGGTGTGGCACGTGGTGTTCCCCGCGGCGCGCCCCGCGATGGCGGTGCTCGGCATGCTGATGTTCGTGCAGACCTGGAACGACTTCCTGTGGCCGTTCCTGGTGCTGAGCCAGACCGGCAACCCGACCGTGCAGGTGGCGGTCGCGGGCCTGGGCCGTGGCTACACCCCGGACCAGTCCCTGATCATGGCGGGCGCGCTGCTCGGCACGCTGCCGCTGCTGGCGGTCTTCGCGATCTTCGGCAAGCAGATCGTGGGCGGCATCATGCAGGGCGCGGTGAAGGGCTGA
- a CDS encoding carbohydrate ABC transporter permease, whose product MATRHTTAAPPVKEGGAAPGRPPAAPTEAEQRRRNRLSRRWQRDMRWSPYAFVSPFFLLFLAFGLFPLIYTGWASLHQVEMTAPTDMTWVGMRNYTRIFDDDFFWNAARNTLTIGIISTVPQLLMAMGLAHILNYKLRASTFYRVAMLAPYATSIAAASLVFVLLFGRDYGMINWALHFVGIDAVDWQNDKWPSQIAVSSIVIWRWTGYNALIYLAAMQAIPQDLYESAALDGASRWRQFLHVTLPSLRPTILFTVVVSTIGASQVFGEPLLFDANKGASGGAEHQFQTLGLYLYEQGWVNQHLGRASAIAWTMFLILIVVGIVNYVISRRLRASS is encoded by the coding sequence ATGGCCACCCGCCACACCACCGCCGCGCCCCCCGTGAAGGAGGGGGGCGCGGCCCCGGGCCGCCCGCCCGCAGCGCCCACCGAGGCGGAGCAGCGCCGGCGGAACCGGCTGTCCCGCCGCTGGCAGCGGGACATGCGCTGGAGTCCGTACGCCTTCGTCTCGCCGTTCTTCCTGCTCTTCCTCGCCTTCGGCCTGTTCCCGCTGATCTACACGGGCTGGGCGTCGCTGCACCAGGTGGAGATGACCGCGCCCACGGACATGACCTGGGTGGGGATGCGCAACTACACGCGCATCTTCGACGACGACTTCTTCTGGAACGCGGCGCGCAACACCCTCACGATCGGGATCATCTCGACCGTGCCTCAGCTGCTGATGGCCATGGGCCTCGCCCACATCCTCAACTACAAGCTGCGCGCCTCGACCTTCTACCGGGTCGCGATGCTCGCGCCGTACGCGACGTCGATCGCGGCCGCCTCGCTGGTCTTCGTCCTGCTCTTCGGCCGTGACTACGGCATGATCAACTGGGCCCTGCACTTCGTCGGGATCGACGCGGTCGACTGGCAGAACGACAAGTGGCCGTCGCAGATCGCCGTCTCGTCGATCGTCATCTGGCGGTGGACCGGTTACAACGCGCTGATCTACCTGGCCGCGATGCAGGCCATCCCGCAGGACCTGTACGAGTCGGCGGCGCTGGACGGCGCGAGCCGCTGGAGGCAGTTCCTGCACGTGACGCTGCCGTCGCTGCGGCCGACGATCCTGTTCACGGTCGTCGTGTCGACGATCGGCGCGAGCCAGGTCTTCGGCGAGCCGCTGCTGTTCGACGCCAACAAGGGCGCGTCGGGCGGCGCGGAGCACCAGTTCCAGACGCTGGGCCTGTACCTGTACGAGCAGGGCTGGGTCAACCAGCACCTGGGCCGGGCCTCGGCGATCGCCTGGACGATGTTCCTGATCCTGATCGTGGTCGGCATCGTCAACTACGTCATCTCGCGCCGGCTGCGCGCCAGTAGTTAG
- a CDS encoding ABC transporter substrate-binding protein, which yields MRARTRTARRAVVLAAVASLGAGLLAGCADDGGDDKASDGSSSGGGKGKTTITLGLFGTFGFKEAGLYAEYEKLHPDIKIAENVTERNENYYPALVNHLTTNSGLQDIQAVEVGNIAEVVATQASKLEDLSKTAGVKKDDWLDWKWAQGTTKDNQTIALGTDVGPMAICYRKDLFQQAGLPTDRAAVAKLWTGDWNKFVSVGEQYKKKAPKGTTFMDSPGGLINAILSSEKEKFYDASGEVIYKKNPAVKAAFDLTAKAATEGLVGAQTQFQPAWDTTIANTKFAAMACPPWMLGYIKGKSKPDAAGKWDVAVAPKSGNWGGSFLSVPKSGKHVKEAAALAAWLTAPAQQAKLFSVQGSFPSAPGTYTEAAVTSAKNEMTGDAPIGTIFAEAAKSSPVQVIGPKDQIIQQGLTDNGVILVTKGKSAAEAWTTATKTIDNNLDK from the coding sequence ATGCGAGCACGTACCCGAACCGCCCGCCGGGCGGTTGTCCTCGCGGCCGTCGCGTCGTTGGGCGCCGGGCTGCTGGCCGGCTGTGCCGACGACGGCGGCGACGACAAGGCTTCCGACGGTTCGTCGTCCGGCGGCGGCAAGGGCAAGACCACGATCACCCTCGGTCTGTTCGGCACCTTCGGCTTCAAGGAGGCCGGCCTCTACGCCGAGTACGAGAAGCTCCACCCCGACATCAAGATCGCCGAGAACGTCACCGAGCGGAACGAGAACTACTACCCCGCGCTGGTGAACCACCTGACCACCAACAGTGGTCTGCAGGACATCCAGGCCGTCGAAGTCGGCAACATCGCCGAGGTCGTGGCCACGCAGGCGAGCAAGCTCGAGGACCTCTCCAAGACCGCGGGCGTGAAGAAGGACGACTGGCTGGACTGGAAGTGGGCGCAGGGCACCACCAAGGACAACCAGACGATCGCGCTCGGCACGGACGTCGGCCCGATGGCGATCTGCTACCGCAAGGACCTCTTCCAGCAGGCCGGTCTGCCCACCGACCGCGCGGCGGTCGCCAAGCTGTGGACGGGCGACTGGAACAAGTTCGTCTCGGTCGGCGAGCAGTACAAGAAGAAGGCGCCCAAGGGCACCACCTTCATGGACTCGCCCGGCGGTCTGATCAACGCGATCCTCAGCAGTGAGAAGGAGAAGTTCTACGACGCCTCCGGCGAGGTCATCTACAAGAAGAACCCCGCCGTGAAGGCCGCCTTCGACCTGACCGCGAAGGCCGCCACCGAGGGGCTGGTCGGAGCGCAGACCCAGTTCCAGCCGGCCTGGGACACGACGATCGCGAACACCAAGTTCGCCGCGATGGCGTGCCCGCCGTGGATGCTCGGCTACATCAAGGGCAAGTCGAAGCCGGACGCCGCCGGCAAGTGGGACGTGGCCGTCGCGCCCAAGTCCGGCAACTGGGGCGGTTCCTTCCTGTCCGTGCCCAAGAGCGGCAAGCACGTGAAGGAGGCCGCGGCGCTGGCCGCCTGGCTGACCGCGCCCGCGCAGCAGGCCAAGCTGTTCAGCGTGCAGGGCTCCTTCCCGAGCGCGCCCGGCACGTACACCGAGGCGGCCGTCACCAGCGCCAAGAACGAGATGACCGGTGACGCCCCGATCGGCACCATCTTCGCCGAGGCCGCGAAGTCCAGCCCGGTGCAGGTGATCGGCCCGAAGGACCAGATCATCCAGCAGGGCCTGACCGACAACGGCGTCATCCTCGTGACGAAGGGCAAGTCCGCCGCGGAGGCCTGGACGACGGCCACGAAGACCATCGACAACAACCTGGACAAGTGA